One region of Parambassis ranga chromosome 21, fParRan2.1, whole genome shotgun sequence genomic DNA includes:
- the col18a1a gene encoding collagen type XVIII alpha 1 chain a isoform X7, whose protein sequence is MKMRCSSWLERVVCCVLFVVIPAASQWPEDSGVSLLQLIGDPPPNEITRVYGTDNNPAYVFGPDANTGQLARAHFPSPFYRDFALIFNLKPTSDRGGIIFSITDASQQIMYVGVKLSEVQGSNQNLILYYTEPDSQQSYEAARFLVPSMRDVWTRFAIAVRDDKVMFYLNCDADPQVMRIERSPDEMELEGGAGVFVGQAGGADPAKFLGVIGELRVVGDPRAAERHCEEDGDDSDMASGEGSGYEETRPPKPGAEKHKSTTMPPSSRPIQQPPLKNEVAMARETASDSQHLSVSVESRPGLPGSPGAAGAKGEKGDKGDRGEKGDRGPVGPKGEGGSGHSSRARGEKGDAGEKGAKGSAGFGYQGKKGEPGPPGPPGLPGPPGPATEFSVGSDGSVVSRVPGPRGPPGAPGPQGPSGADGEPGDPGEDGKTGPEGPPGFPGTPGDSGPKGEKGDRGEGQPGPRGPPGPPGPPGPGLRSTFVDMEGSGYPDLESIRGLPGLPGPPGPPGPPGVAGSSTGSAASSSGAFGPAGKDGAPGQPGLPGLPGTDGLPGAPGPQGEKGDSGELGLPGAIGEKGAQGEPGLQGPVGEPGLAGLPGPMGPVGPPGPPGPPGPSYRVGFDDMEGSGGFSNGLPGASGPPGIQGPPGLPGLPGKSGLPGLAGPKGSEGVTGRDGRPGLDGFPGPPGQKGDRGDKGERGEAGRDGTGLRGPPGPPGPPGQIIYQTSGNSDDAVGRVGSQGVPGIPGQAGFPGPIGPKGDRGDPGPPGYGDKGEKGEPGLVIGPDGSVLHLEGLTGPQGDRGPSGPAGPPGPYGPPGLKGEIGMPGRPGRPGVNGYKGEKGEPGGGYGYPGVPGPPGPPGPPGPAIPVDRFNRYDETSRNYPAVKGEKGERGDPGLPGIPGKESDRVDFFKKGERGDPGVKGEKGEPGGGYYDPRFGVQGPPGPPGSPGLPGPKGESIVGPPGPQGPPGSPGIGYDGRSGPPGPPGPPGPPGSPSLPGAYRPNYSVSIPGPPGPPGPPGIPGHSSGITVLRSYDTMIATARRQTEGSLIYIIDKADLYLRVRDGLRQVMLGEYSPFFRDLENEVAEVQPPPVILYPQSTDQSHNNGAGHYSQSGSSIRPIEPPPHPPVDPRYPPQYDPRFQDQRHTGQTDGSLAIRNTDRYYPVTPQRRPSLPVPEPAGSDTLPSGLRIIALNAPQTGNMRGIRGADFLCFQQARAVGLKGTFRAFLSSKLQDLYTIVRKSDRDSFPIVNLKDQVLFSSWESIFGDVSKMRDNVPIYSFDGRDILRDSAWPEKMVWHGSSNKGHRQTDHYCETWRAGDRAVTGLASSLQSGHLLQQTSSSCSGSYIVLCIENAFTSPSKK, encoded by the exons AAGACAGTGGAGTCTCCCTGCTGCAACTGATTGGAGATCCTCCACCAAACGAGATCACCCGAGTGTATGGAACTGACAACAACCCTGCTTACGTCTTTGGCCCAGATGCCAACACAGGCCAGCTTGCACGCGCTCACTTCCCAAGCCCGTTCTACAGAGACTTTGCCCTCATCTTCAACCTGAAACCCACCTCTGACAGGGGTGGCATCATCTTCTCCATCACGGATGCCTCGCAGCAGATCATGTATGTGGGAGTTAAACTTTCAGAGGTCCAGGGCAGCAACCAGAATCTCATCTTGTACTATACGGAGCCCGACTCGCAGCAGTCCTACGAAGCAGCCAGGTTCCTCGTACCGTCCATGAGGGACGTCTGGACCCGTTTCGCAATTGCTGTGAGAGATGATAAGGTGATGTTCTACCTCAACTGTGACGCAGACCCTCAGGTGATGCGCATCGAAAGGTCACCAGATGAGATGGAGTTGGAGGGCGGTGCTGGGGTCTTCGTCGGGCAAGCTGGAGGGGCCGATCCTGCGAAGTTCCTG GGCGTGATCGGAGAGCTGAGGGTGGTGGGAGACCCCCGCGCGGCCGAGCGGCACTGTGAGGAGGACGGAGATGACTCAGACATG GCTTCAGGGGAAGGAAGTGGCTATGAGGAAACCAGACCCCCAAAACCAGGCGCCGAGAAACACAAATCAACG ACCATGCCTCCGTCTTCTCGGCCCATTCAGCAGCCACCACTGAAAAACGAGGTGGCCATGGCAAGAGAGACAG CAAGTGACTCCCAGcacctttctgtttctgtggagTCCAGGCCTGGACTTCCTGGGTCACCAG GGGCAGCCGGGGCTAAAGGAGAAAAGGGCGACAAAggggacagaggagagaaaggagacagGGGTCCAGTTGGGCCGAAGGGAGAGGGAGGATCTGGCCACAGCTCACGAGCCCGTGGAGAGAAG GGAGACGCTGGGGAAAAAGGAGCAAAG GGCAGTGCAGGCTTTGGCTATCAAGGGAAAAAAGGTGAACCGGGCCCTCCTGGACCTCCTGGCCTCCCTGGCCCACCAGGACCTGCAACAGAATTTTCAGTTGGCAGTGACGGCTCAGTTGTTTCAAGAGTCCCTGGACCCAGAGGACCACCAGGTGCTCCAGGGCCCCAGGGACCATCAGGAGCTGATGGAGAGCCA GGAGATCCTGGTGAAGATGGGAAAACC GGTCCCGAGGGCCCTCCAGGTTTCCCTGGAACCCCAGGCGATTCTGGACCCAAAGGAGAGAAG GGAGATCGTGGAGAAGGTCAGCCTGGCCCCAGGGGACCCCCAGGGCCTCCAGGACCCCCAGGACCAGGACTTAGATCT ACCTTCGTGGACATGGAGGGCTCAGGATACCCTGATCTTGAATCCATTCGG GGACTGCCAGGGCTACCGGGTCCCCCTGGTCCTCCCGGTCCCCCTGGTGTTGCTGGATCCTCTACAGGCAGTGCAGCATCAAGCTCTGGAGCATTTGGACCAGCAGGAAAAGACGGGGCACCTGGTCAGCCT GGCTTGCCTGGTTTACCGGGTACTGATGGCCTCCCAGGAGCTCCTGGTCCTCAGGGAGAAAAG GGTGATTCCGGTGAGCTGGGTCTTCCAGGAGCAATTGGAGAAAAG GGAGCTCAGGGAGAACCTGGTTTACAAGGACCAGTAGGAGAACCTGGACTGGCTGGTCTACCTGGACCCATGGGACCAGTTGGCCCACCTGGGCCTCCTGGACCTCCTGGACCAAGTTACCGTGTTGGCTTT GATGACATGGAGGGATCTGGAGGTTTTTCCAATGGACTTCCTGGTGCCAGCGGACCACCAGGGATACAG GGTCCTCCTGGCTTACCTGGCCTTCCA ggtaaatctgggttgCCTGGATTAGCGGGTCCGAAGGGCAGTGAAGGTGTGACGGGAAGAGACGGGCGCCCAGGACTGGATGGATTCCCTGGACCTCCG GGACAAAAGGGTGACAGAGGCGACAAAGGAGAGAGG GGTGAAGCAGGCCGTGATGGAACTGGACTCAGAGGTCCACCAGGTCCACCTGGACCACCAGGACAAATCATCTATCAGACATCTGGCAAT TCTGATGATGCGGTTGGCAGAGTTGGGTCTCAG GGTGTTCCTGGTATACCTGGCCAGGCTGGATTTCCT GGGCCTATTGGACCAAaaggtgacagaggagacccTGGTCCTCCAGGCTATGGAGATAAG GGTGAAAAAGGTGAGCCTGGATTAGTAATCGGACCTGATGGAAGTGTGCTGCATCTGGAAGGACTGACAGGTCCACAG GGAGACAGAGGACCTTcaggacctgctggacctccT GGCCCATATGGGCCTCCTGGACTTAAGGGTGAAATTGGGATGCCTGGAAGACCT GGCCGCCCTGGAGTTAATGGATACAAGGGTGAGAAAGGAGAGCCAGGTGGTGGATATGGCTACCCT GGAGTCCCGGGACCACCTGGACCACCGGGGCCACCTGGGCCAGCTATACCTGTGGATCGCTTCAAT CGCTATGACGAAACTTCAAGGAATTACCCAG CAGTAAAGGGGGAAAAAGGGGAGCGTGGTGATCCCGGACTTCCAGGGATCCCAG GAAAAGAATCAGATCGTGTTGACTTTTTCAAG AAGGGAGAGCGTGGAGACCCAGGTGTCaaaggagaaaaaggagagCCTGGTGGTGGATATTATGACCCTCGTTTCGGAGTACAGGGTCCACCAGGGCCACCTGGCAGCCCAGGCCTACCT GGTCCAAAGGGAGAATCTATTGTTGGCCCTCCTGGACCACAGGGACCTCCAGGATCGCCAGGGATTGGTTACGATGGGCGCTCAGGTCCTCCAGGACCCCCTGGACCTCCAGGACCCCCGGGGTCTCCCTCACTTCCTGGAGCTTATAGACCCAATTATT CTGTTAGCATCCCTGGACCTCCTGGTCCCCCTGGCCCACCTGGAATTCCTGGTCACTCCTCTGGG attACAGTTCTGAGGTCGTACGACACAATGATTGCTACAGCCAGACGCCAAACAGAGGGCAGCCTCATCTACATCATAGACAAAGCAGACCTTTATCTGAGAGTGCGCGATGGACTGCGACAAGTCATG CTTGGAGAGTACAGTCCTTTCTTCAGAGATCTG GAGAATGAGGTGGCAGAGGTCCAGCCTCCACCTGTGATTCTGTACCCCCAGTCTACGGATCAGTCACACAACAATGGAGCAGGCCATTACTCTCAGAGTGGTTCTTCTATACGACCTATTGAGCCTCCACCACACCCACCTGTAGACCCCAGATACCCACCGCAGTATGACCCCAGATTCCAGGATCAGAGACACACGGGTCAGACTGATGGAAGTTTAGCTATCCGCAACACTGACAGATACTACCCTGTTACTCCTCAGAGACGACCCAGCCTGCCTGTGCCAGAACCTGCTGGCAGCGACACGTTACCATCTGGA CTGCGCATTATTGCCTTGAATGCCCCTCAAACCGGTAACATGCGAGGAATTCGCGGAGCAGACTTCCTTTGCTTCCAGCAAGCTCGTGCTGTGGGTCTAAAGGGAACCTTCagagccttcctgtcctccaAGCTTCAAGACCTCTACACCATCGTCCGCAAGTCAGACCGGGACAGCTTCCCCATCGTAAACCTCAAG GACCAAGTATTGTTTAGCAGTTGGGAGTctatctttggtgatgtcagcAAAATGCGGGACAATGTACCAATCTATTCCTTTGATGGTAGAGACATCCTCAGAGATAGTGCATG GCCTGAGAAAATGGTCTGGCACGGATCAAGCAACAAAGGCCACCGGCAAACAGACCACTACTGTGAAACATGGCGGGCAGGCGACCGCGCTGTGACTGGTCTGGCATCATCACTACAGAGCGGCCACCTCCTGCAGCAaacctccagcagctgctccggCTCATACATCGTTCTCTGCATCGAGAACGCCTTCACATCACCCTCCAAAAAGTAA
- the col18a1a gene encoding collagen type XVIII alpha 1 chain a isoform X3 — MSITQIADTTLISMTNQPHIPRQTLITSQKEVTSQTAHILGATQPSVSKQELSIETSFSQTAEGSQATTEAHTEVVKSALDVESPQCLLLDTPLPFCSFVVGEKFVVPNYFNHSSVEEVHALLKEWEWLLRSSCHHSLEWFFCLLLVPKCQQQVVLPCQSFCQVLRDSCWTLLDEGRLPVECHTLPDEKDDDDGYQCLSVCNQKEDSGVSLLQLIGDPPPNEITRVYGTDNNPAYVFGPDANTGQLARAHFPSPFYRDFALIFNLKPTSDRGGIIFSITDASQQIMYVGVKLSEVQGSNQNLILYYTEPDSQQSYEAARFLVPSMRDVWTRFAIAVRDDKVMFYLNCDADPQVMRIERSPDEMELEGGAGVFVGQAGGADPAKFLGVIGELRVVGDPRAAERHCEEDGDDSDMASGEGSGYEETRPPKPGAEKHKSTTMPPSSRPIQQPPLKNEVAMARETGAAGAKGEKGDKGDRGEKGDRGPVGPKGEGGSGHSSRARGEKGDAGEKGAKGSAGFGYQGKKGEPGPPGPPGLPGPPGPATEFSVGSDGSVVSRVPGPRGPPGAPGPQGPSGADGEPGDPGEDGKTGPEGPPGFPGTPGDSGPKGEKGDRGEGQPGPRGPPGPPGPPGPGLRSTFVDMEGSGYPDLESIRGLPGLPGPPGPPGPPGVAGSSTGSAASSSGAFGPAGKDGAPGQPGLPGLPGTDGLPGAPGPQGEKGDSGELGLPGAIGEKGAQGEPGLQGPVGEPGLAGLPGPMGPVGPPGPPGPPGPSYRVGFDDMEGSGGFSNGLPGASGPPGIQGPPGLPGLPGKSGLPGLAGPKGSEGVTGRDGRPGLDGFPGPPGQKGDRGDKGERGEAGRDGTGLRGPPGPPGPPGQIIYQTSGNSDDAVGRVGSQGVPGIPGQAGFPGPIGPKGDRGDPGPPGYGDKGEKGEPGLVIGPDGSVLHLEGLTGPQGDRGPSGPAGPPGPYGPPGLKGEIGMPGRPGRPGVNGYKGEKGEPGGGYGYPGVPGPPGPPGPPGPAIPVDRFNRYDETSRNYPAVKGEKGERGDPGLPGIPGKESDRVDFFKKGERGDPGVKGEKGEPGGGYYDPRFGVQGPPGPPGSPGLPGPKGESIVGPPGPQGPPGSPGIGYDGRSGPPGPPGPPGPPGSPSLPGAYRPNYSVSIPGPPGPPGPPGIPGHSSGITVLRSYDTMIATARRQTEGSLIYIIDKADLYLRVRDGLRQVMLGEYSPFFRDLENEVAEVQPPPVILYPQSTDQSHNNGAGHYSQSGSSIRPIEPPPHPPVDPRYPPQYDPRFQDQRHTGQTDGSLAIRNTDRYYPVTPQRRPSLPVPEPAGSDTLPSGLRIIALNAPQTGNMRGIRGADFLCFQQARAVGLKGTFRAFLSSKLQDLYTIVRKSDRDSFPIVNLKDQVLFSSWESIFGDVSKMRDNVPIYSFDGRDILRDSAWPEKMVWHGSSNKGHRQTDHYCETWRAGDRAVTGLASSLQSGHLLQQTSSSCSGSYIVLCIENAFTSPSKK, encoded by the exons ATGTCAATTACCCAGATAGCAGACACTACGTTGATATCTATGACAAACCAGCCTCACATACCCAGGCAAACATTAATAACAAGCCAGAAAGAGGTGACCAGTCAAACTGCTCACATCTTAGGTGCTACTCAACCCTCAGTAAGTAAGCAAGAGCTTAGCATAGAAACCTCATTTAGCCAGACAGCCGAAGGTAGCCAGGCAACCACTGAAGCCCACACAGAAGTAGTCAAATCAGCACTGGATGTTGAATCTCCACAATGCTTGTTACTAGATACTCCTCTCCCTTTCTGCTCCTTTGTGGTTGGAGAAAAGTTTGTTGTGCCCAATTACTTTAACCACAGCAGTGTGGAGGAAGTCCACGCTCTCTTGAAAGAGTGGGAATGGCTCTTAAGGTCCAGTTGCCACCATAGTTTGGAGTGGTTTTTCTGCCTCCTCTTGGTACCGAAGTGTCAGCAACAGGTGGTGTTGCCATGCCAGAGTTTCTGCCAAGTCTTGCGGGACAGTTGCTGGACGCTCCTGGATGAGGGACGCCTCCCTGTGGAGTGCCACACTCTACCAGATGagaaggatgatgatgatgggtaTCAGTGCTTGTCAGTGTGTAACCAGAAAG AAGACAGTGGAGTCTCCCTGCTGCAACTGATTGGAGATCCTCCACCAAACGAGATCACCCGAGTGTATGGAACTGACAACAACCCTGCTTACGTCTTTGGCCCAGATGCCAACACAGGCCAGCTTGCACGCGCTCACTTCCCAAGCCCGTTCTACAGAGACTTTGCCCTCATCTTCAACCTGAAACCCACCTCTGACAGGGGTGGCATCATCTTCTCCATCACGGATGCCTCGCAGCAGATCATGTATGTGGGAGTTAAACTTTCAGAGGTCCAGGGCAGCAACCAGAATCTCATCTTGTACTATACGGAGCCCGACTCGCAGCAGTCCTACGAAGCAGCCAGGTTCCTCGTACCGTCCATGAGGGACGTCTGGACCCGTTTCGCAATTGCTGTGAGAGATGATAAGGTGATGTTCTACCTCAACTGTGACGCAGACCCTCAGGTGATGCGCATCGAAAGGTCACCAGATGAGATGGAGTTGGAGGGCGGTGCTGGGGTCTTCGTCGGGCAAGCTGGAGGGGCCGATCCTGCGAAGTTCCTG GGCGTGATCGGAGAGCTGAGGGTGGTGGGAGACCCCCGCGCGGCCGAGCGGCACTGTGAGGAGGACGGAGATGACTCAGACATG GCTTCAGGGGAAGGAAGTGGCTATGAGGAAACCAGACCCCCAAAACCAGGCGCCGAGAAACACAAATCAACG ACCATGCCTCCGTCTTCTCGGCCCATTCAGCAGCCACCACTGAAAAACGAGGTGGCCATGGCAAGAGAGACAG GGGCAGCCGGGGCTAAAGGAGAAAAGGGCGACAAAggggacagaggagagaaaggagacagGGGTCCAGTTGGGCCGAAGGGAGAGGGAGGATCTGGCCACAGCTCACGAGCCCGTGGAGAGAAG GGAGACGCTGGGGAAAAAGGAGCAAAG GGCAGTGCAGGCTTTGGCTATCAAGGGAAAAAAGGTGAACCGGGCCCTCCTGGACCTCCTGGCCTCCCTGGCCCACCAGGACCTGCAACAGAATTTTCAGTTGGCAGTGACGGCTCAGTTGTTTCAAGAGTCCCTGGACCCAGAGGACCACCAGGTGCTCCAGGGCCCCAGGGACCATCAGGAGCTGATGGAGAGCCA GGAGATCCTGGTGAAGATGGGAAAACC GGTCCCGAGGGCCCTCCAGGTTTCCCTGGAACCCCAGGCGATTCTGGACCCAAAGGAGAGAAG GGAGATCGTGGAGAAGGTCAGCCTGGCCCCAGGGGACCCCCAGGGCCTCCAGGACCCCCAGGACCAGGACTTAGATCT ACCTTCGTGGACATGGAGGGCTCAGGATACCCTGATCTTGAATCCATTCGG GGACTGCCAGGGCTACCGGGTCCCCCTGGTCCTCCCGGTCCCCCTGGTGTTGCTGGATCCTCTACAGGCAGTGCAGCATCAAGCTCTGGAGCATTTGGACCAGCAGGAAAAGACGGGGCACCTGGTCAGCCT GGCTTGCCTGGTTTACCGGGTACTGATGGCCTCCCAGGAGCTCCTGGTCCTCAGGGAGAAAAG GGTGATTCCGGTGAGCTGGGTCTTCCAGGAGCAATTGGAGAAAAG GGAGCTCAGGGAGAACCTGGTTTACAAGGACCAGTAGGAGAACCTGGACTGGCTGGTCTACCTGGACCCATGGGACCAGTTGGCCCACCTGGGCCTCCTGGACCTCCTGGACCAAGTTACCGTGTTGGCTTT GATGACATGGAGGGATCTGGAGGTTTTTCCAATGGACTTCCTGGTGCCAGCGGACCACCAGGGATACAG GGTCCTCCTGGCTTACCTGGCCTTCCA ggtaaatctgggttgCCTGGATTAGCGGGTCCGAAGGGCAGTGAAGGTGTGACGGGAAGAGACGGGCGCCCAGGACTGGATGGATTCCCTGGACCTCCG GGACAAAAGGGTGACAGAGGCGACAAAGGAGAGAGG GGTGAAGCAGGCCGTGATGGAACTGGACTCAGAGGTCCACCAGGTCCACCTGGACCACCAGGACAAATCATCTATCAGACATCTGGCAAT TCTGATGATGCGGTTGGCAGAGTTGGGTCTCAG GGTGTTCCTGGTATACCTGGCCAGGCTGGATTTCCT GGGCCTATTGGACCAAaaggtgacagaggagacccTGGTCCTCCAGGCTATGGAGATAAG GGTGAAAAAGGTGAGCCTGGATTAGTAATCGGACCTGATGGAAGTGTGCTGCATCTGGAAGGACTGACAGGTCCACAG GGAGACAGAGGACCTTcaggacctgctggacctccT GGCCCATATGGGCCTCCTGGACTTAAGGGTGAAATTGGGATGCCTGGAAGACCT GGCCGCCCTGGAGTTAATGGATACAAGGGTGAGAAAGGAGAGCCAGGTGGTGGATATGGCTACCCT GGAGTCCCGGGACCACCTGGACCACCGGGGCCACCTGGGCCAGCTATACCTGTGGATCGCTTCAAT CGCTATGACGAAACTTCAAGGAATTACCCAG CAGTAAAGGGGGAAAAAGGGGAGCGTGGTGATCCCGGACTTCCAGGGATCCCAG GAAAAGAATCAGATCGTGTTGACTTTTTCAAG AAGGGAGAGCGTGGAGACCCAGGTGTCaaaggagaaaaaggagagCCTGGTGGTGGATATTATGACCCTCGTTTCGGAGTACAGGGTCCACCAGGGCCACCTGGCAGCCCAGGCCTACCT GGTCCAAAGGGAGAATCTATTGTTGGCCCTCCTGGACCACAGGGACCTCCAGGATCGCCAGGGATTGGTTACGATGGGCGCTCAGGTCCTCCAGGACCCCCTGGACCTCCAGGACCCCCGGGGTCTCCCTCACTTCCTGGAGCTTATAGACCCAATTATT CTGTTAGCATCCCTGGACCTCCTGGTCCCCCTGGCCCACCTGGAATTCCTGGTCACTCCTCTGGG attACAGTTCTGAGGTCGTACGACACAATGATTGCTACAGCCAGACGCCAAACAGAGGGCAGCCTCATCTACATCATAGACAAAGCAGACCTTTATCTGAGAGTGCGCGATGGACTGCGACAAGTCATG CTTGGAGAGTACAGTCCTTTCTTCAGAGATCTG GAGAATGAGGTGGCAGAGGTCCAGCCTCCACCTGTGATTCTGTACCCCCAGTCTACGGATCAGTCACACAACAATGGAGCAGGCCATTACTCTCAGAGTGGTTCTTCTATACGACCTATTGAGCCTCCACCACACCCACCTGTAGACCCCAGATACCCACCGCAGTATGACCCCAGATTCCAGGATCAGAGACACACGGGTCAGACTGATGGAAGTTTAGCTATCCGCAACACTGACAGATACTACCCTGTTACTCCTCAGAGACGACCCAGCCTGCCTGTGCCAGAACCTGCTGGCAGCGACACGTTACCATCTGGA CTGCGCATTATTGCCTTGAATGCCCCTCAAACCGGTAACATGCGAGGAATTCGCGGAGCAGACTTCCTTTGCTTCCAGCAAGCTCGTGCTGTGGGTCTAAAGGGAACCTTCagagccttcctgtcctccaAGCTTCAAGACCTCTACACCATCGTCCGCAAGTCAGACCGGGACAGCTTCCCCATCGTAAACCTCAAG GACCAAGTATTGTTTAGCAGTTGGGAGTctatctttggtgatgtcagcAAAATGCGGGACAATGTACCAATCTATTCCTTTGATGGTAGAGACATCCTCAGAGATAGTGCATG GCCTGAGAAAATGGTCTGGCACGGATCAAGCAACAAAGGCCACCGGCAAACAGACCACTACTGTGAAACATGGCGGGCAGGCGACCGCGCTGTGACTGGTCTGGCATCATCACTACAGAGCGGCCACCTCCTGCAGCAaacctccagcagctgctccggCTCATACATCGTTCTCTGCATCGAGAACGCCTTCACATCACCCTCCAAAAAGTAA